Genomic DNA from Rhodoferax mekongensis:
CCAAGGCCGCCACGATGGCGGCAAAAAACAATAACACCGCAGCGAGTGGGGCCAACATGGCTACCCGGTCCTGGCGGTGCGGGGTCAGCCGGTGCCACCAGCGTTTGGCGCCATCCACCGTCGGAATAGCCAGCGGCTTGGGCAGAGAGATCACTTTGTAAAAAGGCATTGCCCGAGTGTAGAGGAGGGGCCGGTGGCGGACTGTTTCCAAGTGCTGCAAAGCAGCATAAATATTTCACTATACAAAATCAATAAGCATGATTTGAAATTTCAATTTAAATATGAGAAACTAGGCGTACCGCACTAAATTACGCCAAAGCAAACAGGAGACTTCGATGGCAGCAGTTCCCCAGAATCCCTTGGGCACGTCCGACATGGACAGCCAGGAAACCCGCGAATGGATGGACGCGCTCAGCGCTGTCATCGAGGCCGAGGGCCCCGAGCGCGCGCACTTTCTGCTGGAGCAACTGCTCGAGCACGCACGCCAGAAGAGCATTGACATGCCTTTCTCGGCCACTACTGGCTATGTAAATACCATTGAGCCCCAGGACGAAGAGCGTTCCCCCGGCAACCTCGAAATTGAAGAACGCCTGCGCGCCTATATGCGCTGGAATGCCATGGCCATGGTCGTGAAGGCCAACCGCCACAACCCCGCAGATGGTGGGGACTTGGGTGGTCACATCGGTTCCTTTGCCTCCTTGGCCAGCCTGTTTGGCGCCGGTTTCAACCACTTCTGGCACGCCGAGAGTGAAAACCATGGTGGCGACTGCCTCTACATCCAGGGTCACGTGTCCCCAGGCGTGTATGCACGCGCCTACCTGGAAGGTCGCCTGACCGAAGAGCAGTTGTTGCACTTCCGTCAGGAGGTGGACGGCAAGGGCTTGTCCAGCTACCCGCACCCCAAGCTGATGCCCGAGTTCTGGCAGTTCCCCACCGTGTCCATGGGCTTGGGCCCGTTGATGGCGATCTACCAGGCCCGTTTCCTCAAATACCTGCACGCCCGCGGCATTGCCAACACCGAAAACCGCAAGGTCTGGGTGTTCTGCGGCGACGGCGAAATGGACGAAGTCGAATCCCTGGGCGCCATCGGCCTGGCTGCCCGTGAAGGCTTGGACAACCTGATCTTCGTGATCAACTGCAACCTGCAGCGCTTGGACGGCCCGGTGCGCGGCAACGGCAAGATCATCCAAGAGCTGGAAGGTGAATTCCGCGGTGCGGGATGGAACGTGATCAAGCTGCTGTGGGGCTCCGGCTGGGACCCCTTGCTGGCACGCGACAAAGATGGCGCGCTCAAGAAAATCATGATGGAAACCCTGGACGGCGACTACCAGGCCATGAAGGCCAACGACGGTGCCTACGTCCGCAAGCATTTCTTCGGCAAAGACCCCCGCACCCTGGAGATGGTCTCCAAGATGTCGGACGAAGAAATCTTCGACCTGCGCCGTGGCGGCCACGATTCCAAGAAGGTCTACGCAGCGTTCCACAAAGCCGTGAACCACAAGGGCGAGCCCACTGTCTTGTTGATCAAGACCGTCAAGGGCTTCGGCATGGGCAAGGCCGGTGAAGGCAAGAACACCGTGCACCAGACCAAGAAGCTGACCGACGAAGACATCAAGGCCTTCCGCGACCGCTTCAACATTCCTGTGCCAGACAGCGAGTTGCCCAAGGTGCCGTTCTACAAGCCCGCAGACGACACCCCGGAAATGAAGTACCTGCACGAGCGCCGCAAGGCCTTGGGTGGCTACCTGCCACACCGCCGCACCAAGGCGGACGAAAGCTTCACTGTGCCGTCCCTGGAAACCTTCAAGGCTGTGATCGAACCCACTGCCGAAGGCCGTGAGATTTCCACCACCCAAGCCTATGTGCGTTTCCTGACACAGTTGCTGCGCGACCAGGCCTTGGGCCCACGCGTGGTGCCGATTCTGGTGGACGAGGCCCGCACCTTCGGTATGGAAGGTCTGTTCCGCCAAGTGGGTATTTACAACCCCGCGGGCCAGCAGTACACCCCGGTCGATAAAGACCAAGTCATGTACTACAAGGAAGACAAGGCTGGCCAGATCCTGCAGGAAGGTATCAACGAAGCTGGCGGCATGAGCAGCTGGATTGCCGCTGCCACCAGTTACTCCACCAGCAACCGCATCATGGTGCCGTTCTACGTGTACTACTCCATGTTTGGCTTCCAGCGCATTGGCGACCTGGCCTGGGCGGCGGGCGACATGCAAGCCCGCGGCTTCCTGCTGGGTGG
This window encodes:
- the aceE gene encoding pyruvate dehydrogenase (acetyl-transferring), homodimeric type produces the protein MAAVPQNPLGTSDMDSQETREWMDALSAVIEAEGPERAHFLLEQLLEHARQKSIDMPFSATTGYVNTIEPQDEERSPGNLEIEERLRAYMRWNAMAMVVKANRHNPADGGDLGGHIGSFASLASLFGAGFNHFWHAESENHGGDCLYIQGHVSPGVYARAYLEGRLTEEQLLHFRQEVDGKGLSSYPHPKLMPEFWQFPTVSMGLGPLMAIYQARFLKYLHARGIANTENRKVWVFCGDGEMDEVESLGAIGLAAREGLDNLIFVINCNLQRLDGPVRGNGKIIQELEGEFRGAGWNVIKLLWGSGWDPLLARDKDGALKKIMMETLDGDYQAMKANDGAYVRKHFFGKDPRTLEMVSKMSDEEIFDLRRGGHDSKKVYAAFHKAVNHKGEPTVLLIKTVKGFGMGKAGEGKNTVHQTKKLTDEDIKAFRDRFNIPVPDSELPKVPFYKPADDTPEMKYLHERRKALGGYLPHRRTKADESFTVPSLETFKAVIEPTAEGREISTTQAYVRFLTQLLRDQALGPRVVPILVDEARTFGMEGLFRQVGIYNPAGQQYTPVDKDQVMYYKEDKAGQILQEGINEAGGMSSWIAAATSYSTSNRIMVPFYVYYSMFGFQRIGDLAWAAGDMQARGFLLGGTSGRTTLNGEGLQHEDGHSHILANTIPNCVSYDPTFAHEVAVIMHDGLKRMVEKQENVFYYLTLLNENYAMPGLKAGTEEQIIKGMYLCKEGPALTKKAPRVQLLGSGTILRESFAAQELLEKDWGIGADVWSCPSFNELTRDGQDADRWNLLHPLETPRVPFVAEQLNKSTGPVIASTDYMKAYAEQIRPFVPKGRTYKVLGTDGFGRSDFRSKLREHFEVNRHYIVVAALKALSEDGTVPVAKVAEAIAKYGINADKVNPLYA